The following coding sequences are from one Chelonoidis abingdonii isolate Lonesome George chromosome 4, CheloAbing_2.0, whole genome shotgun sequence window:
- the LOC116840203 gene encoding claudin-9-like, producing the protein MASAGLELLAMGLCIFGWLGSIISCALPMWKVTAFIGNNIVVAQIIWEGLWMNCIVQSTGQMQCKVYDSMLALPQDLQAARALMVISVLLAVLALLVSVVGAKCTNCVEDEGTKARIMIVSGAIFMVAGILCLIPVCWSANTIIRDFYNPLVSEALKRELGAALYVGWAAAALLVLGGALLCCSCPPRSERYPPRVGYMAAARSGVGSGVDKRDYV; encoded by the coding sequence atggcttctgcagggctggagctctTGGCCATGGGGCTATGCATCTTTGGCTGGCTGGGCTCCATCATCTCCTGCGCCCTGCCCATGTGGAAGGTGACGGCCTTCATCGGCAACAACATTGTGGTGGCGCAGATCATCTGGGAGGGGCTGTGGATGAACTGCATCGTGCAGAGCACGGGCCAGATGCAGTGTAAGGTCTATGACTCTATGCTGGCGCTGCCCCAGGACCTGCAGGCCGCCCGCGCCCTCATGGTCATCTCGGTGCTGCTGGCCGTGCTGGCCTTGCTGGTGAGCGTGGTGGGCGCCAAGTGCACCAACTGCGTGGAGGACGAAGGGACCAAGGCGCGGATCATGATCGTCTCTGGCGCCATCTTCATGGTCGCCGGCATCCTCTGCCTCATCCCCGTGTGCTGGTCAGCCAACACCATCATCCGGGACTTCTACAACCCACTGGTGTCCGAAGCCTTGAAGCGGGAGCTGGGGGCGGCACTATATGTGGGGTGGGCAGCCGCTGCCCTGCTGGTTCTGGGGGGGGCTCTGCTTTGCTGCTCCTGCCCACCCCGCTCCGAGAGGTACCCACCCCGGGTTGGGTACATGGCAGCTGCCAGGTCTGGGGTAGGCAGCGGGGTGGACAAGAGGGACTATGTGtga
- the LOC116814572 gene encoding claudin-4-like, producing the protein MASAGLQILGMALSVVGWLGSIISCALPMWKVTAFIGNNIVVAQIIWEGLWMNCIVQSTGQMQCKVYDSMLALPQDLQAARALMVISVLLAVLALLVSVVGAKCTNCVEDEGTKARIMIVSGAVFVVAGILCLIPVCWSANTIIRDFYNPLMSEAQKRELGASLYIGWAAAALLVLGGSLLCCTCPKRNTNYSARYTAAVSQPRSDYPSKNYV; encoded by the coding sequence ATGGCTTCAGCAGGTCTCCAGATCTTGGGCATGGCGCTCTCGGTGGTGGGCTGGCTGGGCTCCATCATCTCCTGCGCCCTGCCCATGTGGAAGGTGACGGCCTTCATCGGCAACAACATTGTGGTGGCGCAGATCATCTGGGAGGGGCTGTGGATGAACTGCATCGTGCAGAGCACGGGCCAGATGCAGTGTAAGGTCTATGACTCTATGCTGGCGCTGCCCCAGGACCTGCAGGCCGCCCGCGCCCTCATGGTCATCTCGGTGCTGCTGGCCGTGCTGGCCTTGCTGGTGAGCGTGGTGGGCGCCAAGTGCACCAACTGCGTGGAGGACGAAGGGACCAAGGCGCGGATCATGATCGTCTCTGGCGCCGTCTTTGTGGTCGCCGGCATCCTCTGCCTCATCCCCGTGTGCTGGTCAGCCAACACCATCATCCGGGACTTCTACAACCCGCTGATGTCTGAAGCCCAGAAGCGGGAGCTGGGGGCTTCCCTCTACAtcggctgggctgctgcagccctgctggTTCTGGGGGGCAGCCTCCTCTGCTGCACGTGTCCCAAGAGGAACACCAACTACAGCGCCCGTTACACCGCCGCCGTCTCGCAGCCCCGCAGCGACTACCCCAGCAAGAACTACGTCTGA